The Streptomyces sp. NBC_01689 genome includes a window with the following:
- a CDS encoding TerD family protein, whose translation MTAELVRGQNHPLSQVRLEVRVSAGRPVVAGATLSDEQGRVRGVEWVAHPGAPTLPGLEVSKQAAADHRLAFDLDALPGTVHRVSVLLALPTGAGPARFGAVAAPFVAVTGLDGSEVASYTLTGLDSESAVVALELYRRQGAWKVRAVGQGYAGGLADLLADQGLPEARRLADSINEAVAQGLARSVSAPPPRTPEGDRSRQAAASAPGPDQPHPGPQGAPGTVPPPSSPYDTPGGQGDTVPRQAYQGGGAQTDPSGVAQPAPPAGGPIDYSHPGRQTSAPPPPPPTAPPTPPGQPARPVAGDATGWSMEERLYNQVWGMFEDLARATAAYRSAVDFADSRMEQELDRALSDPRSRIGGHGDAAREVAQAKHADLVDQARAALDRDLAQLTAESEVVEPALPAAYARWDNPVWHAYRVPMEIPMAVRLGDLRLPESGELSIPLLVRLPLERGLWIDSGRTTREDSLADPDELRRLAMDTAVANAARLLAVYPVGEFTVHVIDPAGSAASSLAPLVRSGVLAGPPAAGATGVADVLTRLTQRVDLVQMAVRGRAADALPPGLDTAEQLLIVNDFPHGFDDRAVTQLRYLADEGPAVGVHLMVVADREDAAGFGPLLDPMWRALLRLSPVPDDHLADPWVGHAWTYEPALVPRGSEVLQQVLSRVAAARRPWDR comes from the coding sequence ATGACGGCCGAGCTGGTCCGGGGGCAGAACCACCCGCTCTCCCAGGTCCGACTTGAGGTCCGGGTCTCGGCGGGCCGGCCGGTCGTGGCCGGGGCCACGCTCAGTGACGAGCAGGGCAGGGTCCGGGGCGTCGAGTGGGTGGCGCACCCGGGCGCGCCCACTCTTCCCGGACTTGAGGTCTCCAAGCAGGCGGCGGCGGACCACCGCCTCGCCTTCGATCTCGACGCCCTGCCGGGGACCGTGCACCGGGTCAGCGTCCTGCTCGCGCTCCCGACCGGCGCCGGTCCGGCCCGGTTCGGCGCCGTGGCCGCCCCCTTCGTCGCCGTGACCGGCCTCGACGGTTCCGAGGTCGCCAGCTACACCCTCACCGGTCTGGACAGCGAGTCGGCCGTCGTCGCCCTGGAGCTCTACCGCAGACAGGGCGCCTGGAAGGTGCGGGCCGTGGGCCAGGGGTACGCGGGCGGCCTCGCCGATCTCCTCGCCGACCAGGGACTGCCCGAGGCCCGCCGGCTCGCTGACAGCATCAACGAGGCGGTGGCACAGGGGCTCGCCCGCTCGGTGTCGGCGCCTCCGCCCCGTACGCCGGAGGGGGACCGCTCACGGCAGGCGGCCGCCTCGGCACCGGGACCCGACCAGCCCCACCCCGGACCACAGGGCGCCCCCGGGACCGTGCCCCCGCCCTCGTCCCCGTACGACACGCCCGGCGGTCAGGGGGACACCGTGCCCCGGCAGGCGTATCAGGGCGGCGGTGCGCAGACCGACCCCTCAGGCGTCGCCCAGCCGGCCCCGCCCGCCGGCGGCCCCATCGACTACAGCCACCCCGGCCGGCAGACCTCGGCGCCTCCGCCACCCCCGCCGACCGCGCCCCCGACCCCGCCGGGACAGCCCGCGCGGCCCGTCGCGGGCGACGCGACCGGCTGGTCCATGGAGGAGCGGCTCTACAACCAGGTGTGGGGGATGTTCGAGGACCTGGCCCGCGCCACGGCCGCCTATCGCAGTGCCGTCGACTTCGCCGACTCCCGCATGGAGCAGGAGCTCGACAGGGCGCTGTCCGACCCGCGCAGCCGCATCGGCGGACACGGCGACGCCGCCCGCGAGGTCGCGCAGGCCAAGCACGCCGACCTGGTCGACCAGGCCCGCGCCGCGCTCGACCGCGACCTCGCCCAGCTCACCGCCGAGTCCGAGGTGGTCGAGCCCGCGCTGCCGGCGGCGTACGCACGCTGGGACAACCCGGTGTGGCACGCCTACCGGGTGCCCATGGAGATCCCCATGGCCGTGCGCCTCGGTGACCTCCGGCTGCCCGAGAGCGGAGAGCTGAGCATTCCGCTGCTGGTCCGGCTGCCGCTGGAGCGCGGTCTGTGGATCGACAGCGGACGAACCACGCGCGAGGACTCGCTCGCCGACCCCGACGAGCTGCGCCGGCTCGCGATGGACACGGCGGTGGCGAACGCCGCGCGGCTCCTCGCCGTCTATCCCGTGGGCGAGTTCACGGTGCACGTCATCGATCCGGCCGGTTCCGCGGCCTCGTCCCTCGCGCCGCTGGTGCGCTCAGGGGTGCTCGCCGGCCCGCCGGCCGCGGGCGCCACGGGTGTGGCCGACGTCCTGACCCGGCTCACCCAGCGTGTCGACCTGGTGCAGATGGCGGTGCGCGGCAGAGCCGCCGACGCGTTGCCGCCCGGTCTCGACACCGCGGAGCAGCTGCTGATCGTCAACGACTTCCCGCACGGTTTCGACGACCGTGCCGTGACCCAGCTGCGGTATCTCGCGGACGAGGGACCGGCCGTCGGCGTCCATCTGATGGTGGTGGCCGACCGGGAGGACGCAGCGGGCTTCGGGCCCCTGCTGGATCCCATGTGGCGTGCGCTGCTGCGGCTCTCACCGGTCCCCGACGATCACCTCGCCGACCCCTGGGTCGGCCACGCCTGGACGTACGAGCCCGCGCTCGTCCCGCGGGGCAGCGAGGTGCTCCAGCAGGTGCTCTCCCGGGTCGCCGCAGCTCGCCGTCCTTGGGATCGTTGA
- a CDS encoding TerC/Alx family metal homeostasis membrane protein, which yields MDVSLTLWVLTILGLAALITVDFFIGRKPHDVSIKEAGIWTLVWIALAGLFGLGLLLFSGGQPAGEFFAGFITEKSLSVDNLFVFVLIMAKFAVPSQYQQRVLLIGVLIALVLRAVFIAAGAAIIANFAWVFYIFGAFLIYTAWKLIQEARADEDEEEFEENRLLKAAERRFGVADRYHGTKLWIQQNGKRVMTPMLVVMLAIGTTDVLFALDSIPAIFGLTQDPYIVFTANAFALMGLRQLYFLIGGLLRKLVHLSYGLSVILGFIGVKLVLHALHESGVHVPEISIPVSLGVICAVLVVTTITSLVASRKQAARENAEDARKDSIDV from the coding sequence GTGGATGTTTCCTTGACCCTTTGGGTCCTCACGATCCTGGGCCTTGCCGCCCTCATCACGGTCGACTTCTTCATCGGCCGCAAACCGCACGACGTCTCGATCAAGGAAGCCGGAATCTGGACACTCGTCTGGATCGCCCTGGCCGGCCTGTTCGGGCTGGGGCTGCTTCTCTTCTCCGGCGGCCAGCCGGCCGGAGAGTTCTTCGCGGGCTTCATCACCGAGAAGTCGCTGAGCGTGGACAACCTCTTCGTCTTCGTCCTGATCATGGCGAAGTTCGCGGTGCCCTCGCAGTACCAGCAGCGTGTACTCCTCATCGGTGTGCTCATCGCGCTCGTCCTGCGCGCGGTCTTCATCGCCGCCGGCGCCGCGATCATCGCGAACTTCGCGTGGGTCTTCTACATCTTCGGCGCCTTCCTCATCTACACGGCCTGGAAGCTGATCCAGGAGGCCCGGGCCGACGAGGACGAGGAGGAGTTCGAGGAGAACCGCCTGCTCAAGGCGGCGGAGCGGCGCTTCGGCGTGGCCGACCGCTACCACGGCACCAAGCTGTGGATCCAGCAGAACGGCAAGCGCGTCATGACCCCGATGCTGGTCGTGATGCTCGCGATCGGCACCACCGACGTGCTCTTCGCCCTGGACTCCATCCCCGCGATCTTCGGCCTGACCCAGGACCCGTACATCGTGTTCACGGCCAACGCGTTCGCGCTGATGGGTCTGCGTCAGCTGTACTTCCTGATCGGCGGCCTGCTGAGGAAGCTGGTCCACCTCTCCTACGGCCTGTCCGTCATCCTCGGCTTCATCGGCGTCAAACTCGTCCTGCACGCGCTCCACGAGTCCGGCGTCCACGTCCCCGAGATATCCATCCCCGTCTCGCTCGGCGTGATCTGCGCGGTCCTGGTCGTCACGACCATCACCAGCCTGGTCGCGAGCAGGAAGCAGGCGGCCCGGGAGAACGCGGAAGATGCCCGGAAGGACAGCATCGACGTCTGA
- a CDS encoding calcium:proton antiporter: MIAPLRSLLTRWTAVVPVVAVVLLVLTWGRHLPGAMVGLVTLVLAGAVLSAVHHAEVVAHRVGEPFGSLVLAVAVTIIEVALIVTLMADGGAKTSTLARDTVFAAVMITCNGIVGVCLLVASLRHGLAVFNAEGTGAALATVATLATLSLVFPTFTTSKPGPEFSTTQLTFAALASLVLYGLFVTTQTVRHRDYFLPITRQGQVIDVDDHADAPTSRAAGVSLGLLALALVGVVGLAKGVSPTIESGVEAAGMPQSVVGVIIALLVLLPETIAALRSARRDRVQTSLNLALGSAMASIGLTIPAVALASVWLSGPLVLGLGPTHMVLLVLTVVVSSLTVVPGRATPLQGGVHLVLFAAYLELAVTP, from the coding sequence ATGATCGCTCCGCTCCGGTCACTGCTCACACGGTGGACGGCCGTCGTGCCCGTGGTCGCGGTGGTCCTGCTCGTCCTCACCTGGGGGCGTCATCTGCCCGGCGCGATGGTCGGGCTGGTGACCCTGGTGCTCGCGGGAGCGGTGCTGTCGGCCGTCCACCACGCGGAGGTGGTGGCGCACCGGGTCGGCGAGCCCTTCGGCTCCCTCGTCCTCGCCGTCGCCGTCACGATCATCGAGGTCGCCCTGATCGTCACCCTGATGGCGGACGGCGGAGCCAAGACCTCGACGCTCGCCCGCGACACGGTGTTCGCGGCGGTGATGATCACCTGCAACGGCATCGTCGGGGTGTGTCTGCTCGTCGCGTCCCTGCGTCACGGACTCGCCGTCTTCAATGCCGAGGGCACCGGCGCGGCCCTCGCGACCGTCGCCACGCTCGCCACCCTCAGCCTGGTCTTCCCGACCTTCACCACCAGCAAGCCGGGACCCGAGTTCTCCACGACCCAGCTCACCTTCGCCGCCCTCGCCTCACTCGTCCTGTACGGCCTGTTCGTGACGACCCAGACCGTGCGGCACCGCGACTACTTTCTCCCGATCACCCGCCAGGGCCAGGTGATCGACGTGGACGACCACGCCGACGCCCCGACCTCCCGCGCCGCCGGGGTCAGCCTGGGACTGCTCGCCCTCGCGCTCGTGGGCGTGGTCGGCCTCGCCAAGGGCGTCTCGCCCACCATCGAGTCCGGTGTGGAGGCGGCCGGGATGCCTCAGTCCGTGGTCGGCGTGATCATCGCCCTGCTCGTGCTCCTGCCCGAGACCATCGCCGCGCTGCGGTCGGCCCGTCGCGACCGTGTGCAGACCAGCCTCAACCTGGCTCTCGGCTCCGCGATGGCCAGCATCGGCCTGACGATCCCCGCGGTCGCGCTGGCGTCCGTCTGGCTCTCCGGGCCGCTCGTGCTCGGCCTCGGTCCCACCCATATGGTCCTGCTCGTGCTGACCGTGGTCGTGAGCTCCCTGACCGTCGTCCCGGGACGCGCCACGCCGCTCCAGGGAGGCGTCCATCTGGTGCTGTTCGCCGCCTACCTGGAACTGGCGGTCACCCCCTAG
- a CDS encoding MFS transporter — protein sequence MHDVRSVRAPSMLRLAAASLVGTAIEFYDFFVYGTAAALVLGPLFFPTFSPLAGTLAAFATFGVGFVARPLGSVLFGHIGDRHGRRPVLVASLLLTGAATVAVGCVPTYGTLGVAAPALLLVLRFLQGLGLGGEWGGAVLLTAEHAPAERRGLWSSFPQMGPSLGFVLANGVMLVLSATLSDAQFASWGWRVPFWASGVLVVAGLWLRGSLPESPRFLEVRDHSRAPILEVARHHWRLVLLTAGGLAVGYALFYAVTTWALAYGVERLGVSRTVMLACIMAAVVVKGSLTPVFALLGDRYGRRPLCLAGCTAAALWMFPMIGLLSTGEPLLMFLGFLVALLAFITMFAVIAAYLPELFEPRVRCTGAAVGYNLGGVLGGALTPIVATAVADGERVPWGVAAYLTGVALLSLGCFVLLPETRPVPRLAASAVTE from the coding sequence ATGCACGACGTACGCTCCGTGAGGGCGCCCTCCATGCTCCGGCTCGCGGCCGCCTCGCTCGTCGGGACGGCCATCGAGTTCTACGACTTCTTCGTCTACGGCACCGCCGCCGCGCTCGTCCTCGGTCCCCTGTTCTTCCCCACCTTCTCGCCGCTGGCGGGGACGCTCGCGGCCTTCGCGACGTTCGGCGTCGGCTTCGTCGCCCGCCCTCTCGGCTCGGTGCTCTTCGGGCACATCGGGGACCGGCACGGGCGTCGCCCGGTGCTCGTCGCCTCACTGCTGCTGACCGGCGCCGCGACGGTCGCGGTCGGCTGCGTCCCGACCTACGGCACCCTCGGCGTGGCCGCACCCGCGCTCCTGCTCGTGCTGCGGTTCCTGCAGGGGCTCGGGCTGGGTGGGGAGTGGGGCGGGGCGGTCCTGCTGACCGCCGAGCACGCCCCCGCCGAACGCCGTGGACTGTGGTCGAGCTTCCCGCAGATGGGCCCCTCACTGGGATTCGTGCTGGCCAACGGCGTGATGCTGGTGCTGTCGGCGACACTGTCCGACGCGCAGTTCGCCTCGTGGGGATGGCGCGTGCCGTTCTGGGCCTCGGGCGTGCTCGTGGTGGCGGGACTGTGGCTGCGCGGCTCGCTCCCCGAGAGTCCGCGGTTCCTGGAGGTGCGGGACCACTCGCGGGCGCCGATCCTCGAGGTGGCGCGCCACCACTGGCGGCTGGTGCTGCTGACGGCCGGCGGGCTCGCGGTCGGCTACGCGCTCTTCTACGCCGTGACGACCTGGGCGCTGGCCTACGGAGTCGAGCGGCTCGGCGTGAGCCGCACGGTCATGCTGGCCTGCATCATGGCGGCCGTGGTGGTCAAGGGCTCGCTGACGCCCGTCTTCGCACTGCTCGGCGACCGTTACGGACGGCGTCCGCTGTGCCTGGCGGGGTGCACGGCCGCCGCCCTGTGGATGTTCCCGATGATCGGGCTGCTGTCGACCGGGGAACCGCTCCTGATGTTCCTCGGATTCCTGGTCGCACTGCTCGCCTTCATCACGATGTTCGCGGTGATCGCCGCGTATCTTCCGGAACTGTTCGAGCCCCGGGTGCGCTGCACGGGCGCGGCGGTGGGCTACAACCTGGGAGGGGTCCTCGGGGGAGCCCTCACCCCGATCGTGGCGACTGCGGTGGCCGACGGAGAGCGGGTCCCCTGGGGTGTGGCCGCCTATCTGACGGGGGTCGCGCTGCTCAGCCTTGGGTGCTTCGTGCTCCTGCCGGAGACCCGCCCGGTACCCCGCCTGGCCGCCTCGGCCGTCACCGAATGA
- the aroQ gene encoding type II 3-dehydroquinate dehydratase — MPRTLATAPIMILNGPNLNLLGQRQPEIYGSATLADVEALCVGAAAAHGGTVDFRQSNHEGELVDWIHEARGNHAGIVINPAAYSHTSVAILDALNTCDGLPVVEVHISNIHQREAFRHHSYVSLRADGVIAGCGVQGYVFAVERVAALAGTGKTEA; from the coding sequence GTGCCCCGCACCCTCGCCACCGCCCCGATCATGATCCTGAACGGGCCCAATCTGAACCTCCTCGGGCAGCGGCAGCCGGAGATCTACGGTTCCGCCACGCTCGCCGACGTCGAGGCCCTGTGCGTCGGTGCGGCGGCCGCGCACGGTGGCACGGTGGACTTCCGCCAGTCCAACCACGAGGGCGAACTGGTCGACTGGATCCACGAGGCGCGCGGGAACCACGCGGGGATCGTGATCAACCCGGCCGCCTACTCGCACACCTCGGTCGCGATCCTGGATGCGCTCAACACCTGTGACGGTCTGCCGGTGGTGGAGGTCCACATCTCCAACATCCACCAGCGCGAGGCGTTCCGGCACCACTCCTACGTCTCGCTGCGGGCCGACGGGGTCATCGCCGGATGCGGTGTCCAGGGCTATGTCTTCGCGGTGGAGCGGGTCGCGGCGCTGGCCGGAACGGGGAAGACGGAAGCCTGA
- a CDS encoding amino acid ABC transporter ATP-binding protein, translated as MTDTPVLRMESVRKTFGETVVLRDVDLDVPQHTVTALIGTSGSGKSTLLRCANLLEEIDDGAIWLDDEEITDPRADQDAVRRRIGVVFQAYNLFPHMTVLENVTLAPRRVHGASRAEAEARARELLDRLGLGAKAGEYPDRLSGGQQQRAAIVRALALRPRLLLLDEITAALDPELVGEVLAVVRDLKGEGMTMVLATHEMGFAREVADQVCFLDGGVVLERGTAEQVFGDPREERTRRFLSRIVEAGRL; from the coding sequence ATGACCGACACCCCGGTGCTGCGGATGGAGTCCGTCCGCAAGACCTTCGGCGAGACGGTGGTCCTGCGGGACGTCGACCTGGACGTCCCGCAGCACACGGTGACCGCGCTGATCGGCACCTCCGGCTCGGGCAAGTCGACCCTGCTGCGCTGCGCCAACCTCCTGGAGGAGATCGACGACGGAGCGATCTGGCTCGACGACGAGGAGATCACCGATCCCCGGGCCGACCAGGACGCCGTCCGCCGCCGCATCGGCGTGGTCTTCCAGGCGTACAACCTCTTTCCGCACATGACGGTCCTGGAGAACGTCACGCTCGCCCCGCGCCGGGTGCACGGCGCGAGCCGCGCCGAGGCGGAGGCGCGCGCCCGGGAACTGCTCGACCGGCTCGGTCTCGGCGCCAAGGCCGGCGAGTATCCCGACCGGCTCAGTGGCGGCCAGCAGCAACGGGCCGCGATCGTCCGCGCGTTGGCCCTACGTCCCCGGCTGCTCCTCCTCGACGAGATCACCGCCGCCCTCGACCCGGAACTCGTCGGCGAGGTCCTGGCCGTCGTCCGGGACCTGAAGGGCGAGGGCATGACCATGGTGCTGGCCACCCACGAGATGGGCTTCGCCCGCGAGGTGGCCGACCAGGTGTGCTTCCTGGACGGCGGTGTGGTCCTCGAACGCGGCACGGCGGAGCAGGTCTTCGGGGACCCCCGCGAGGAGCGCACCCGCCGGTTCCTGAGCCGGATCGTGGAGGCGGGACGGCTCTGA
- a CDS encoding amino acid ABC transporter permease, with product MTVTKEESGEGAGEDSPGGEPPGAYVPSPRRIERERYRRARARRATAIAALSTLVTGAVLYLVVVSAPGWQRTKETFFDGRYAREAFPKVLEGLWLNVRLLMVCGVAVLVLGMLIAVARTLRGPVFFPVRALAAAYTDFFRGLPLIINLMIVVLGVPALRLQGVTVDPVLLGGTALTLTYSAYVAEVFRAGIESVHPSQRAAARALGLTNRQALRYVVLPQAVRRQVPPLLNDLVSLQKDTGLVSIGGAVDAVRAADIIVGRSLNYTPYIVAGLVFVALTIPMTRFTDWVTARMDRRRAQGGTL from the coding sequence GTGACCGTCACGAAGGAGGAGTCGGGAGAGGGCGCGGGCGAGGACTCCCCCGGCGGTGAGCCGCCCGGGGCGTACGTCCCGTCGCCGCGCCGTATCGAACGGGAGCGCTACCGGCGTGCCCGCGCCCGCCGCGCGACCGCGATCGCGGCGCTCTCCACCCTGGTGACCGGCGCCGTCCTGTACCTCGTCGTCGTCAGCGCGCCCGGCTGGCAGCGCACCAAGGAGACGTTCTTCGACGGCCGGTACGCGCGCGAGGCGTTCCCCAAGGTCCTGGAGGGGCTCTGGCTCAACGTCCGGCTGCTCATGGTCTGCGGTGTCGCCGTCCTCGTCCTGGGCATGCTGATCGCCGTCGCCCGCACCCTGCGCGGCCCGGTGTTCTTCCCGGTGCGCGCGCTCGCCGCCGCGTACACGGACTTTTTCCGCGGCCTCCCGCTGATCATCAACCTGATGATCGTGGTCCTCGGTGTCCCCGCCCTGCGGCTGCAGGGCGTCACCGTGGACCCGGTGCTGCTCGGCGGCACGGCGCTCACCCTGACGTACTCCGCCTACGTCGCCGAGGTGTTCCGGGCCGGCATCGAGTCGGTCCACCCCTCGCAGCGCGCGGCGGCCCGCGCGCTCGGTCTCACCAACCGGCAGGCCCTGCGGTACGTGGTCCTCCCCCAGGCCGTCCGCCGCCAGGTGCCGCCGCTCCTCAACGACCTGGTCTCCCTGCAGAAGGACACCGGGCTCGTGTCGATCGGGGGCGCGGTCGACGCGGTGCGCGCCGCGGACATCATCGTGGGCCGCAGCCTCAACTACACGCCGTACATCGTCGCGGGACTGGTCTTCGTCGCCCTGACCATCCCGATGACCCGCTTCACGGACTGGGTCACGGCCCGGATGGACCGTCGGCGGGCACAAGGAGGGACCCTATGA
- a CDS encoding ABC transporter substrate-binding protein, whose translation MPLAQRALRRAASTALVALLAIAVGCAPQPEDKASDSASGKGRETGETCAKGALGTRTSERLTIATDEPAYEPWFKDDKPGNGKGFESAVAYAVAKQLGYDSSRVVWQTVPFNKAFAPGEKTFDFDINQVSISAERKKAVDFSSGYYDVRQAVIALKGSQAARAKSLADLKEVKLGAQVGTTSLDYIDDVVKPDRQPAAYAKNDQAKSALKNGQVDAIVVDLPTAFYITAAEVTDAKIVGQFENTTGTPEQFGLVLDKGSALTPCVTKAVDALRADGTLAAIEKQWLSEAVDAPVLK comes from the coding sequence ATGCCTCTCGCCCAACGCGCCCTGCGCCGCGCCGCGTCCACCGCTCTCGTCGCCCTGCTCGCCATCGCCGTGGGCTGCGCCCCGCAGCCCGAGGACAAGGCCTCCGACAGTGCTTCCGGGAAGGGCCGGGAGACCGGGGAGACCTGTGCGAAGGGCGCGTTGGGCACCCGGACGTCGGAGCGGCTGACGATCGCGACCGACGAACCCGCGTACGAACCCTGGTTCAAGGACGACAAGCCCGGCAACGGCAAGGGCTTCGAATCGGCGGTCGCCTACGCCGTGGCGAAACAGCTCGGCTACGACAGCTCCCGGGTCGTCTGGCAGACCGTCCCCTTCAACAAGGCCTTCGCGCCCGGCGAGAAGACCTTCGACTTCGACATCAACCAGGTGTCCATCAGTGCCGAGCGCAAGAAGGCCGTGGACTTCTCCTCCGGCTACTACGACGTCCGCCAGGCCGTCATCGCGCTCAAGGGCTCCCAGGCGGCCCGCGCGAAGAGCCTCGCCGACCTCAAGGAGGTGAAGCTCGGCGCCCAGGTCGGCACCACCAGCCTCGACTACATCGACGACGTGGTGAAGCCGGACCGGCAGCCCGCCGCGTACGCCAAGAACGACCAGGCCAAGTCCGCGCTCAAGAACGGCCAGGTCGACGCCATCGTGGTCGACCTGCCGACCGCCTTCTACATCACGGCGGCCGAGGTGACGGACGCGAAGATCGTCGGACAGTTCGAGAACACCACCGGCACGCCCGAGCAGTTCGGACTCGTGCTCGACAAGGGCAGCGCGCTCACCCCGTGCGTGACGAAGGCCGTGGACGCCCTGCGCGCGGACGGCACGCTCGCCGCGATCGAGAAGCAGTGGCTGTCCGAGGCCGTCGACGCCCCGGTGCTCAAGTGA
- a CDS encoding MBL fold metallo-hydrolase, translated as MTYSGAVKVGGPAEVHELQDLMISKVAVGPMDNNAYLLRCRATDEQLLIDAANDASALLTLIGDDGIASVVTTHRHGDHWQALDEIVAATGARTYAGREDAEGIPVPTDVLVGDGDTIRVGRVELTARHLVGHTPGSIALVYDDPHGHPHVFTGDCLFPGGVGNTRKDPEAFASLIHDVETKIFEPLPDETWVYPGHGNDTTLGAERPHLPEWHARGW; from the coding sequence ATGACGTACAGCGGAGCGGTGAAGGTCGGCGGACCCGCCGAAGTGCACGAACTGCAGGACCTGATGATCTCCAAGGTCGCGGTCGGCCCGATGGACAACAACGCCTATCTGCTGCGCTGCCGGGCCACCGACGAACAGCTGCTGATCGATGCCGCCAACGACGCCTCGGCGCTGCTGACGCTGATCGGTGACGACGGCATCGCGTCCGTCGTCACCACCCACCGGCACGGCGACCACTGGCAGGCGCTCGACGAGATCGTGGCCGCGACCGGCGCCCGCACGTACGCGGGCCGGGAAGACGCGGAGGGCATCCCGGTGCCCACCGACGTCCTGGTGGGCGACGGCGACACGATCCGGGTGGGACGGGTGGAGCTCACCGCGCGCCACCTCGTGGGACACACGCCCGGCTCCATCGCCCTCGTCTACGACGACCCGCACGGACACCCTCATGTCTTCACGGGGGACTGCCTGTTCCCGGGCGGTGTGGGCAACACCCGCAAGGACCCGGAGGCGTTCGCCAGCCTGATCCACGACGTGGAGACGAAGATCTTCGAGCCGCTGCCGGACGAGACCTGGGTCTACCCCGGGCACGGCAACGACACGACCCTGGGCGCCGAGCGGCCCCACCTGCCGGAGTGGCACGCGCGCGGCTGGTGA
- a CDS encoding maleylpyruvate isomerase family mycothiol-dependent enzyme — protein sequence MMDHVRDLASVRDATERLLNAAAALDNASASEPSRLPGWNRGHVLAHLARNADALVNVLDGRPMYVSGDARDADIERDAPRPLDVQLADVRESAARFQKTGDVPADWSRTVELRNGVTDTAARVPFRRWVEVALHHVDLGIGYELEDLPAEFVTREIGFLAERFGGHEDVPSTGLATDDGQVWTTGGGAGGGPVAVRGPAADLLGWLCGRRDGAALRVEGGPLPTLPPL from the coding sequence ATGATGGATCATGTGCGCGACCTGGCGTCTGTACGTGACGCGACCGAACGACTGCTCAACGCAGCCGCCGCACTGGACAACGCGTCCGCGTCCGAGCCGTCACGGCTGCCCGGCTGGAACCGCGGCCATGTGCTGGCCCACCTCGCCCGCAACGCGGACGCTCTGGTGAACGTCCTCGACGGGCGCCCCATGTACGTCTCCGGGGACGCCCGGGACGCCGACATCGAGCGGGACGCCCCGCGCCCCCTGGACGTCCAGCTCGCCGACGTCCGCGAGAGCGCGGCCCGCTTCCAGAAGACCGGGGACGTGCCCGCGGACTGGTCACGGACGGTGGAGCTGCGCAACGGGGTCACCGACACCGCGGCCCGGGTGCCGTTCCGGCGGTGGGTGGAGGTCGCGCTGCACCACGTCGACCTCGGCATCGGCTACGAGCTGGAGGATCTCCCGGCGGAGTTCGTGACGCGGGAGATCGGCTTCCTCGCCGAGCGGTTCGGCGGCCACGAGGACGTGCCGTCCACGGGCCTGGCCACCGACGACGGACAGGTCTGGACGACCGGCGGTGGTGCCGGGGGCGGACCGGTCGCCGTGCGCGGTCCGGCCGCCGACCTGCTCGGCTGGCTCTGCGGCCGGCGCGACGGAGCGGCGCTGCGGGTCGAGGGCGGACCGCTGCCGACGCTCCCGCCGCTGTAG